Sequence from the Egibacter rhizosphaerae genome:
CGCGACGAACTCACGAGGTCACGTCAGTCGAAGTCGGTCGCAGTAGGCGCCGAAGCATCGCGAATCCCGTCAGGCCCGAGGATGAGCGTGCTCATAAGACCTCCGCAGATGCTCACTCGTTACATGAGTGTAGGTTTGGGTCGTGGAGAGAGCAACGTGTCCGAGGAGCTCCTGGACGCTGCGGACATCCGCTCCCCCCTCGAGCAGGTGGGTCGCGTAGCTGTGACGCAGCGTGTGGGGGGTCACGTGGGGCAGGCCGACCGCGGCACCGGTGCGCGCAACCACCGCCCGCGCCTCGCGGTCGGAGAGGCGCCCGCCGCGGGACCCGAGGAACAGCGCGGGCTCGACGGCGCGATGATCCCCGCGCCCGGCTTCGGCCAACCGCCGCGCTCGCCCGTCGGCGATCCACCGTTCCAGCGCCTCGCAGGCCGGCTCGCCCAGCGGCACGCGCCGATGCTTGTCGCCCTTGCCGTGCAGGCGAACCGCGCCGCGGGCGAGATCAACCGCGTCCACGTCGAGGCCGACCGCTTCGCTCACCCGCGCTCCGCTCGCGTAGAGCAGCTCCAGCAGCGCACGATCACGCTGGCCCCCCGGACTGCTCGCGTCGGGGGCTGCGAGCAGGCGGGCGACGTCGGCCGGCCGCAGCACTCTCGGGAGCGCGCGCGCTCCTCGTGGCATCGCGAGGCGTACCGCGGGGTTATGGTCGATCCTCCCGCGTGCCGCGAGGACCCCGAACAGGCGGCGCAACGTCGAGGTCTTGCGCTGCACCGAGGCCCGCGCGTAACCGTGCGCGTCGAGTGCCGCCAGGTAGCGCCGCAGGACCAGCGGCTCGACCTCTCCGGGCTCCTCGATCCCGAACGCCCCGCAGAACGCGGCGAACTGGCGGGCGTCGGCCACGTACGCGGCCACCGATCGCAAGGCGAGCCCGCGTTCGTCGCGAAGATGCCCACCGAGCACCTCGATCGCGGCCTCCCACGCCGGGGGCAGCGCCGTGTCGGCGTGGGGGCGGGAGGTCGGCTGCGGGGCGGTCACCGGACGATTCCTTCGTTGGTCGCATCCCTGGTTGCGTCCGTCCAGCCTCGCAGGCCAGTACGCCCGACCCAAGGAGGAGCGGCTCGCGGCGACCGAAACGCGGCCCCGCCCCGCGGCAGACGCGGCGCCCCGGTGGCCTCCGCCGGTACGCTCAGGGTACGATGAGCAGCTCGTCCGAGCCCCGTGCACGCCCCGAGTCGAGGGGTTCCCCGGACGTCGGTCCGCCACAGGCCGCCCCGCACCGCCGGCGCTGGCTGGTGCTCGGCGGCGTCCTCGTCGCGGTCGCCCTGGGGGTCGCCCTGTTCCTGCTGGTCCGCCAGTCCCCGGGAGCGCAGCTCGGTGCCGCCATCGACAACACCCTCGAGCAGGGCACTGCCCGCACCGAGATCACGGGCACGGTCACCGACGTGCCGATCGTCGACGAGGTCACGCTCACCGTCGCCGAGGGCGAACTCGACCTCGACGGGCAGCGGGCGCTACTCGAACGGGAGCTCCCGCTGGTCTCGGATCTGAACGTGCCCGGCATCGGCGCGGTCAGTGATGTCGAGGTCCTGTTCGCTGACGGTGGGGCCTGGGCGCGCGTCCCGGTCGACCAGCTCGGGTGGGTGCAGGTCCGCGCTCCCGACGAGGCGGCGACCGCGCGGATCGCGGAGGAGGAGACCGAGGTGGCACCCGGTCTCGGCAACCCACTGGGGGCCTTCGCCCTGCTGCGGGCGATCGAGACGAGCCCCGAGGAGATCGCCGCGGACGAGGTGGAGGAGATCGACGGCGAGAACGGGACCCGCTTTCGCGTCCTCGCGGACTTGGACGCGCTCGAGCGACAACTCGGCGACGAGGCGGAGGGGCTCGTGGACGCCGCCCGCCGCATCGCCCGGGACGACCACCTCGTGATCGACCTCTGGGTCGATGACCAGCAGCGGATCGAGCGCATCACCTACGAGGGCACGGTCGACCTCGCGGGTGTCACCGAGGTCGACATCGAGACCGAGATGCGGTTGTTCGACTTCGGCGCAACGGTCGACGTGGAGCGTCCCGACGAGGAGGATGTCCTCGCCGTGGACCAACTTCCCGAGCTCGACTTCGATCTCGAGGACCTCGACCCGCTCGGGACGCTGCGTCGCTGGATCGAAGAGCTGCCGCTGCCGTAGCCGTCCGTCAGCGCGCCACGATCCCTTGCGCGGTGCGTTCCGCGAAGCCCTCGGTGACCAGCCGGGCCACGGCGCCGAGGACCTCGGCCGCCATGCGACCGGTCGCCCGTACGAGCGCATCGGGGTCGGTCGGCGCGGCACCGAGCAGGTCCCACACCTCGCGAGCGAGCGCGTCCCGCGGTGGCGCGCGACGGGCCGGGGTCTCATCGCCTTCCGGGCCGACGTGGCCGTGCTCGGGTACCTGAACCCCGGACAGCACGTCGTCCGGACACGTCACGGGGATCGCGCCGTCGCGGAGCAGCTCGTTCGGAGCGGCACTGGCCGCCGAGAGCGGGGATCCCGGAACCGCGTACACCTCCCGTCCCTGCTCGGCCGCGCGCTGGGCCGTGGCCAGCGCCCCACTGCGCGACCGCCCCTCGACCACGACCGTCGCGTCGGTCATGCCAGCGATGATGCGGTTGCGGGCGAGGAACTGCCACGCGCGCGGCCGACAGCCACAAGGCAGCTCGGTGACGAGGCCCCCGGCGGCCGCGACCCGGGCGCGCAGTGGACCGTCCCCACGCGGGTAGTCGACGTCGAGGCCCGCTCCGAGCACCCCCACGGTCGCGCCGCCGGCCGCGAGCGCTCCCTCGTGGGCCGCCTGGTCGATCCCGCGCGCGAGCCCCGATACGACCGTGACGGCCGCCCGGGCAAGGACCCGACCGATCCACCGAGCCATGTCGATACCGGCGGCGGTCGGGGTGCGCGTGCCCACGACCGCGACGGCCGGGCCCTGCGGCAGATCGCCCGTGTCCCGGTCGACCCGCGTGAACAGCCACAGCGGGGCGCCCCCGTCGGGCCACAGCGTCGCGAGGCGCGCGGGGTAACCGGGCGCGCCGACGAGCTCGACGCGCCCGCCGATCCCGCGTAGGGCATCGACGGCCGCCGGTGCCGGGAGCGGGCTGCCACGGCGACGCTCGAGCGCGGCCAGCACGGCCTCGGCCTCGGCGGTGCCCCCCAGCCGAGCCGCGACGCGGCTGACCTCGCCACTCGTCACTCCGGCCTCCGCGAGCCGCAGCGCACGCTCGGCGAGCTCGTGGGGCACTCCGGGTCCGGCGATCACCGGTCGGCCCCCTCGACGGCGAGCAGTGCGAGCCGGTGGCCGAGGGCCTCGTCGACATCCGCGCGGTCCATGCGGTCACGACCGTCGAGGTCGGCCAACGTCCGGGCGACGCGCAACGCCCGGTCGTGTCCCCGACCCGTCAGCACTCCGGCGTCCACGGCCTGAGCCAGGCCCTGGCGCGCTCCCGTCCCACAGCTGGCACGCAGCAGGGCGATCGGCGCGTCCGCGTTCGCCGTGGCGCTCCGTTCCTCCGCGGTCCGTCGCGCCGCGGCCACCCGCTCCGCGACCTCAGCCGATCGCTCCGCGGGATGGTCGGTCAGTACGTCGTCGGCGGCCAGCCGTCGCACCGCGGGAGCCAGATCGAGTCGGTCGACCAGCGGGCCCGAGAGACGCTGACGGTACCGCTGCAGGTCCTGCACCGAGCACCGGCAGCCGTCGGCCGAGCCGCACGGACACGGGTTCGTCGCGGCGATGAGTTGGAAGGCAGCCGGGTAGCGGACGGTCGCCCGCGATCGAGCGACGCGCACGACCCCTTCCTGCAGCGGCTCGCGCAACCCGTCGAGCAACCGGCGCGGCCACTCGAGCAGCTCGTCCACGAGGAGTGCGCCCCGGTGCGCCAGACTGACCTCTCCGGGGCGGGCGATGCCACTGCCACCCCCCAGCAGTGCCGCCTGTGTCGTGCCGTGGTGCGGGGCGCGGAAGGGCGGGCGCGTGTCGAGCACCGCGGCGCGTCCCGGATCGAGGAGTCCGGCGACCGACCGGATCGCCGCGAGCTGCAACGCCGCATCGGCGTCGAGCGACGGCAGCAGGCCCGGGAGGCGTTCGGCCAGCATCGACTTCCCGCAACCGGGTGGCCCGACGAACAGCAGGTGGTGCCCACCGGCGGCCGCGACCTCCAACGCCCTCCTGGCCTCGTGCTGGCCCTGCACGTCGGCCAGATCGGGCACGGGTGGGGGAACGATCGCGGTGGGTTCGGGCGCCCGCCGCGGCGTGCTCCGGCCCCGCAGGACGGCCACCGCCTCGCCGAGGTCGCTGATGGGCACGATCTCCGCGGATCCCCCGGAGACGGCGGCCTCGGCGGCGTCATCGTCGGCGACGAGCAGACGGTCGCCCGACTCGAGTGCCGCGAGGCTCGGCAGCACGCCGGGCACGGAGCGCACCGCCCCGTCGAGTGCCAACTCGCCGAGCAGTACGACCCCCTCGAGGGCGGCCGGGGGCAGGACCTCGAGGCGGGCGAGGACGGCCACCGCGAGCGCGAGGTCGAAGCGCGCCCCCACCTTGGGGAGCTCGGCGGGCGCCAGCGAGGTCAGGACCTTGCGTGCCCCGACCGGGCAGCCGGCCGCGGCGAGGGCGGCCCGGACCCGGTCGGCCGCCTCACGGCCCGCGCTGCCGCTCGCCCCGAGGACGGAGAAGCCGGGCAGACCCTGCGTCACCTCGGCCTCGACGGTGATCGCGTGCGCATCCAGCCCGATGAGCGTCACCGCCCGGGCCCTCGCCACCTTCGCGCCGGAGCTCATGCGACCCCTCGCACGTGCACCACTCGTGCCGAGCCACCCGAGGCCGGCCAGCTGACCGCGATGGCATCGATCCGCACGCCAGGCCACGAGCGGTCGTCCTGAGCGAGCCACGCCGCTGCCAGGCGCCGCAACCGCCGCGCCTTGCGCGCGTCGACCGCCACCAACGGCTCACCGTCGTCGCCCCGCCGCCGCGTCTTGACCTCGCAGACGACCAGCGTCTCGCCGTCGCGGGCCACGAGATCGATCTCCCCGCGGACCTCGTCGTCGGGGCAGCGCCAGTTGCGGTCGAGGACCTCGAGGCCCGCGTCCTGGAGGTGGCGGGTGGCCATGCGCTCGCCGATGCGCCCGAGGCGCGCACGTCGCTGGGTCATGGCCGTAACGTGCCGTGCATGGGGGCCGGACCCACCGGATCGCCCCCTCGACCCTGTGGACGGACGTCAGAAGAGGCCGATGGCCCAGGCCACCGCGACACCGATCACGATGAGCGTGACCACGAGCAACACGATGTCGAAGACCGGGACCTCGTCGTCGGAGAACGGCCAGCGGAACGGCATGCTGCGTCGGCCGAGTGCTATTCGGCGGCGGGCAGGAAGGGCGGCGCCTGCGCGTCCGCCTCGGCGACCCGCTCGACGTTGACGTCCCGGAACGTGAGTGCCTGAACGTGGGAGACGAAGCGGGTCGGTCGGTACATGTCCCACACCCACGCGTCCCGCAGGTCCAGCTCGAAGTAGATCTCGTCGCCCACGTGGCGCGGCGTGACCTCGACCTCGTTCGCGAGGTAGAAGCGCCGCTCGGTCTCGACGACGTACCGGAACATTCGGACCACGTCGCGGTACTCCTGATAGAGCTTGAGCTCCATCTCCGCTTCGTAGCGCTCCAAGTCCTCGCTGCTCATCGCCCTGCGCCTCACCTGTCGGGGTACGGACCCTCGGGTCGGTCGTCTACGGTCCCCCCTCGGCGCCTTGGGCGCTCGGGGAGGCTGGCTCGGACAGGAAGCCGTCCGCGGCGTAGTCGGGGATCTCGAGGGTGGACAGTCGCGAGCCCGGCCAGATCACGACGAAGGCCCGCCCCACCAGATTCTCCTCCGAGATCGTGTCGAGCAGCGCCCGGCTGTCGGACGAGTTGGGTCGGTTGTCGCCCATCATGAAGTACTCGCCCTCGGGCACCTCTTCGGGGCCGAAGTCCACCATGTCGGGCTCCGACAGGTACCCGCCGTCGTCGATCGCGTCCTCGGGCAACGGGTCCCCGTCGATGTAGACCACGCCGTCACGCATCTCGATCGTCTCGCCGGGCATCCCGACGATCCGCTTGATGAAGTCCTTCTCGCCCTCGGGCACGACGCCGAAGCCGCTCGTGATCGTGTCCTGCAGGCGCTCGAGGATCCCGTCGCTCGGAGCCGCGGGACCCCCGTCCTCCTGGGTGAACACCACGATCTCCCCGCGTTCGGGGTCGCGGAACTCGTGCGCCAGCTTGTTGACGAGGACGCGGTCGCCCACCTCGAGCGTGGGGACCATGGACTCCGACGGGATGTAGAAAGCCTGCGCGATGAACGTCTTCAGCAGCAGGGCGAGGACGAACGCGACGACCACCAGGATCGGCAGCTCCGCGAGGAACGAGCCGAGCCCGCGTCGGCGGCCCCCACCGTCGTCGCCGCCGTCCGAAGGCTCGGGCTCACTCGCGGCACCATCGCCGGCGGCGTCGGCCAGCGCGCCCTGGGGGTGCGAGGCGCCCCCCGGCTCGTCGAGCGTGCCAGCTCCCGCGGTGGCCTGGGCGGACGGCACGCCGTGGGCAACCCCCGCCTGGTCCGCGTCGACGTGCGACACGCCGCGCCCGGGGAAGGCGCGGGTTCTGCGGACCGCCGGCTGATCATCGTGGCTCACGCCTCTACAGGCTATCGGTCGAGCGCTTCGCCGGGGTGACGGGTCACCTCACCCATCGGACCGGGTGGGCCCACCGGCACCCGGGCGTCTACGCACGGCTCGACTCGCGACGCTCCGCGATCCGCGCCTGCTTGCCGACGCGGTCGCGGAGGTAGTAGAGCTTCGCGCGCCGCACACGCCCGCGCCGGACTACCTCGATCCGATCGATGACCGGCGCGTGCAGCGGGAAGATGCGCTCCACGCCGACGTTGTTGAAGCTGATCTTGCGCACGGTGAAGGTCTCGCGGACCCCGTCGCCCTTGCGCGCGATGACATCGCCCTCGAACGCCTGGGTCCGGGTGCGACTGCCCTCGGTGACGCGGACGTGCACGCGCACCGTGTCACCGGGTCGGAAATCCGGGATGTCGTCGCGCAGGTGCTCGATGTCGACGAAGTCGGTGGCGTTCACGGCAGGCTCCAAGGGCGCGTCGTCGGATGGCTGAGGGTCGGGCGGGAACGCGGGTGCGCCCGTGCTGCGATGGCGCGCACAGGGTCGGCGTCGCGCATGGCCCGACAGGACAGCTTACGGCGCGACGCTGGCCCAGTCAATCGCCATGATCGCGCGGGCTCGCGGGCCCGTCCCCGTCAGGCGCGTCCGGACCATCGCGGATGGCCCACAGATCCGGGCGCACCGCCCGGGTCCGCGCCTCGGCACGCTCCCGGCGCCAGCGGGCCACGGCTCCGTGGTCGCCGGAGCGCAGCACCTCCGGCACCCGCATCCCTCGTAGCTCCAGCGGACGCGTGTACTGCGGGTACTCGAGCAGGCCCTCGGCGAAGGACTCGTCGGACGCGCTCTCCTCGTTGCCCATGACCCCGGGGAGGAGGCGCGTGACGGCTTCGATCAGGACCGCGGCCGCGACCTCGCCGCCGGCGAGGACGTAGTCCCCGATCGAGACCTCGTCGTGCGCGAGGCCCTCGTGCACGCGCTCGTCGATGCCCTCGTAACGACCGCACAGCAAGAGCAGCGCGCGCTCCCGCGCGAACCCGGCGACCAGTGCCTGGTCGAGGAGCCGCCCGCGCGGCGTCAACACGATCGTGCGGGGACGGGCCTCCACCGCGCCGTACAGGCCCTCCACCGCAGCGAAGAAGGGTTCGGGCTTCAGGACCATGCCCGCACCGCCCCCATAGGGAGGCTCATCCACCGTGCGGTGCCGGTCGGTCGCCCAGTCGCGCAGGTCGTGGGGCTCCACGCTCACGAGGCCTCGGTCGCGGGCACGACCGAGCAGGCTCGCGTCCAGCGGTCCGGCGAACCACTCGGGGAAGAGCGTGAGCACGTCGATGCGCACGGTCACTCACGCTCGGGGGCGTCGGGGTCCAGCAGCCCGGGAACCGGCTGCACGATCACCGGATCGGCGGCGAGGTCCACGAGTTCGTCGACGGCCGGGACGAGCACCTCCCCGCCGTCGTGACGGGCGATCACGAGCAGGTCGTGAGCGGCGCCGTCGCGGACGCCCTCGAGGACGCCGATGGTCTCACCGGCCGCGTCCACGACCTCGCGGCCGAGCACGTCATCGACCCAGTGAGCATCCTCGGCGAGTGGGATGTCGTCGCGGGCAACCGCGAGTGTCGCCCCCCGCAGAGCCTCGGCGGCCTCGCGGTCGGTGACCCCCTCGAAGGCGACGATCGTGCGCCGCCCGTGTGCACGGCTGTCGGCCACGACCAGGGAAGCCCCGTCCGGGAGCCGACACGCGAGTCCGGGCCGAAAGGTCGGGCCGATGTCGGGATCGGGCAGCACGTAGACCTCGCCGTGGAGACCGAACGGCTTGCCGACCGTCCCGACGATCGCGTGGCCGCTCACCGGTCGCGCTACTCGACGATCTCGACCGTGGCGTTCGTGCCGTCTCGGGTGGCGGCGGCCTTGATCATCGTGCGGATGGCCTTCGCGGTGCGTCCGCGCTTGCCGATGACCTTGCCCATGTCCTCCGCGTGAACGCGCAGTTCGAGGACGAGTTGGCCCTCGTCGTCGGTCTCGGTGATCTGCACCTCGTCGGGATGGTCCACGAGGTTGCGGGCGAGGTAGTCCAGAACGTCGACGGCCATCACGACTCCGTGACCTCCGACTCGTCGGTCGAGGCCGCGCCCTCGGCCGCGGTCGCTTGCTCGGCGGACTCCTCGCCCGCCGATTCGGTGGCAGCGGACTTGCTCGCGGCCTGCTGCTCGGCCTCGCGACGCTTGACGGCCTCCGCCTGTGCGGCCTTCGAGGCCTCCTTGCGCTCGTTCCTGGCCGTACGGTCCTTGCCCGGGTCACCGGGGCGGAACTCCTCCCAGACACCGGTGATCCGCAGCAAGCGCTTCACCGCGTCGCTGGGCTGCACCCCGTCGTGGAGCCACGCGAGTGCGCGCTCGTGATTGATCTCGATCGCGGACGGCTCGGCGAGGGGCTGGTAGTAGCCCAGGTCCTCGATGAACCGACCGTCACGCGGCGAGCGCACGTCGGCGACCACCACGCGGTAGAACGGTTGCTTCTTCTTTCCCTCGCGCCGTAGGCGCATCTTGACGGCCATGTGTGCCAAACCTTTCGGGAGACACCCCCGGGCGTGTCGGACCGGCCTCAGCCGGTGCATCGTGCCGCCGGATTCGGTTCCGGCGCGCCCACCTCGGTCCGTGGACGGGTGTGCGGTCCGGGTCGCCGCACGCACGCGAAGCCCGCCGCAGGGCGGGCCGGGGTCGAGGATAGCGCAGGGAAGGATCGACGTGCCACGGCGTCCGGCCGCCCGTGTTCAGCCCCACCACACGACCGCGGTGATCGCCGCGACGAAGCCGGTGAGCAGGCCGACCCCCTCCACCCGGTTGATGCGGCGCCCGGTCGCCAGGAAGCCCCCGGCCACCAGGCAGGCCACCACCATGATGGCCAACGCCCACCCGAACGTCGGCTCGAAGCGGGCCGGCGAGATGAGGGCCGCGACACCGGCCACCGGCAAGGCGTTGAACAGGTTGCTGCCCAGCACGTTGCCGACCACGAGATCGGCCTGCCGGCGCCGAGCCGCGGCCACGGCGGTCACGAGCTCGGGCAAGCTCGTGCCGATCGCGACCACCGTCAGTCCCACCACCGCCTCGGCGATGCCGACCGCTCGAGCGAGGCCGCTGGCGCTGATCACCAGCAGGTGGGCGCCGGCCAGTGTCCCGAGGAGCCCGACCACGGTCATCCAGGCGGCACGGGCACGATGGCCGCGCCATGTCCGCGGCGTGCTCCGTCCGCCCGGCGGTCCTGCACCGTGCTCGGTACCGCCGGTGCCACCAGCAGTCTCGGTGACGTCGGCGGCGAACCGCCCTGACCCTCGATCCGCGACCGCGAACCACGTGAGGAGGCCGAGCGCGGCGATTCCGACGGCGAGGAGTGCCGCCCCCTCGGGGCGACCGACGAAGCCGTCGGCGGCGAGCCCGGCGAGGAGCACGACGCCCACCAGCATCATCGGGACCTCACGCCGCAGGGTGGTGACCGTCGTGGTGACCGGTGAGACCACCGCAGCGGCGCCGAGCACGAGCAGCATGTTGGCGGTGTTCGACCCGACCACGTTGCCGTAGGCCACGCCCGTGGCGTTCTGCGCCGAGCCCAGCGCGCTCACCAGGAACTCCGGCAGACTGGTGCCGAATCCGATCACGACGGCACCGACGACGACCGGCGGGAGGCGCAGGGAGAGGGAGAGACGTGCGGCCCCGACGACGAAGCGGTCGGCGGCGACGGTGAGGAGCACGAGCCCGATAACGATGCCTGTCAGCAACGCGAGCGGGTGATCGAGCACGGTCCCTCCTGCCGGGGCCGGCACCGGGCATCGCGCCAGCCGACGGTACGCTAGCGCACCGCGCGCGGCCCGCTGCGCGATCCGCGCCACCCCGCGTGACGGAGGACCGCCCCGTCTGCGATCCCGAGGAGCCTGCATGGAGCCGATCCCGCAGGAGCGCTTCGGGTACCTGGTCGACGACGCCCTCGACCTGATCCCGGAGGAGCTCGCGGCGCGCTTCGAGAACGTCGCGGTCGTCGTCGAGGACGAACATCCCGAGGAGCCCGAGCTCCTCGGGCTCTACGAGGGCGTACCCATGACCGAGCGCGACAGTTACGGCGGGGTGTTGCCCGACCGGATCGCCATCTACCGCCTGCCGTTGTGCGACCTCGTCGACGACGAGGACGAGTTGGTCGAGGAGATCCGGATCACGGTCATCCACGAGCTGGCGCACCACGTGGGCATCGACGACGAGGAACTCCACCAGTTGGGGTGGGGCTAGTGGCGCGCCGGTGGCACGTACCGGCGCCTCGCGGAGCGATGTTCGGCTGGCCGGGCGCGCTGACCCTGGGGGTGGTCGGCGTCGCGATCGGGTGGGCGTTCACCGGCCGGGTGGTCCTCGGTCTCGTCGCGGGCGTCACGACCGCGCTCGTCTGGTACGGCACCCACCGGCTCGCCGATACGGTCATCTACGACGAGGGGCGGGGTCGAGGCGGCTGAAACGCCGCCGCCGCGGCTGCCCGCCCTCACCGACCCGAGTGCGTCCCCGAGGCCGAGCGTCGGATCGGCAGCCGCGCGGTCGGACCTAGCGCTTCTTGCGCTTCTTCTTCTGCTTCCGCTTCGGGACGTTCTTGTTGTGCCCCTTCGCGGGCGCACCGCCACCTCCACCGCCGCCCGGCAGACCGGCGAGGGCGTTGGGGTCGAGTCCGGCCATCCCGCCGCCCATGCCGCCGCCACCCATCCCCGGGGCTCCTGCTCCCTGCAGCTGCTTCAGGGCCTGCTCCTGCCCGCCTCGGCCCCCCGCCATCTGCTTCATCATCTTGCG
This genomic interval carries:
- a CDS encoding tyrosine recombinase XerC; this encodes MTAPQPTSRPHADTALPPAWEAAIEVLGGHLRDERGLALRSVAAYVADARQFAAFCGAFGIEEPGEVEPLVLRRYLAALDAHGYARASVQRKTSTLRRLFGVLAARGRIDHNPAVRLAMPRGARALPRVLRPADVARLLAAPDASSPGGQRDRALLELLYASGARVSEAVGLDVDAVDLARGAVRLHGKGDKHRRVPLGEPACEALERWIADGRARRLAEAGRGDHRAVEPALFLGSRGGRLSDREARAVVARTGAAVGLPHVTPHTLRHSYATHLLEGGADVRSVQELLGHVALSTTQTYTHVTSEHLRRSYEHAHPRA
- a CDS encoding DNA-processing protein DprA, whose product is MIAGPGVPHELAERALRLAEAGVTSGEVSRVAARLGGTAEAEAVLAALERRRGSPLPAPAAVDALRGIGGRVELVGAPGYPARLATLWPDGGAPLWLFTRVDRDTGDLPQGPAVAVVGTRTPTAAGIDMARWIGRVLARAAVTVVSGLARGIDQAAHEGALAAGGATVGVLGAGLDVDYPRGDGPLRARVAAAGGLVTELPCGCRPRAWQFLARNRIIAGMTDATVVVEGRSRSGALATAQRAAEQGREVYAVPGSPLSAASAAPNELLRDGAIPVTCPDDVLSGVQVPEHGHVGPEGDETPARRAPPRDALAREVWDLLGAAPTDPDALVRATGRMAAEVLGAVARLVTEGFAERTAQGIVAR
- a CDS encoding YifB family Mg chelatase-like AAA ATPase, with the translated sequence MSSGAKVARARAVTLIGLDAHAITVEAEVTQGLPGFSVLGASGSAGREAADRVRAALAAAGCPVGARKVLTSLAPAELPKVGARFDLALAVAVLARLEVLPPAALEGVVLLGELALDGAVRSVPGVLPSLAALESGDRLLVADDDAAEAAVSGGSAEIVPISDLGEAVAVLRGRSTPRRAPEPTAIVPPPVPDLADVQGQHEARRALEVAAAGGHHLLFVGPPGCGKSMLAERLPGLLPSLDADAALQLAAIRSVAGLLDPGRAAVLDTRPPFRAPHHGTTQAALLGGGSGIARPGEVSLAHRGALLVDELLEWPRRLLDGLREPLQEGVVRVARSRATVRYPAAFQLIAATNPCPCGSADGCRCSVQDLQRYRQRLSGPLVDRLDLAPAVRRLAADDVLTDHPAERSAEVAERVAAARRTAEERSATANADAPIALLRASCGTGARQGLAQAVDAGVLTGRGHDRALRVARTLADLDGRDRMDRADVDEALGHRLALLAVEGADR
- a CDS encoding YraN family protein, whose amino-acid sequence is MTQRRARLGRIGERMATRHLQDAGLEVLDRNWRCPDDEVRGEIDLVARDGETLVVCEVKTRRRGDDGEPLVAVDARKARRLRRLAAAWLAQDDRSWPGVRIDAIAVSWPASGGSARVVHVRGVA
- a CDS encoding DUF2469 family protein, whose product is MSSEDLERYEAEMELKLYQEYRDVVRMFRYVVETERRFYLANEVEVTPRHVGDEIYFELDLRDAWVWDMYRPTRFVSHVQALTFRDVNVERVAEADAQAPPFLPAAE
- the lepB gene encoding signal peptidase I produces the protein MSHDDQPAVRRTRAFPGRGVSHVDADQAGVAHGVPSAQATAGAGTLDEPGGASHPQGALADAAGDGAASEPEPSDGGDDGGGRRRGLGSFLAELPILVVVAFVLALLLKTFIAQAFYIPSESMVPTLEVGDRVLVNKLAHEFRDPERGEIVVFTQEDGGPAAPSDGILERLQDTITSGFGVVPEGEKDFIKRIVGMPGETIEMRDGVVYIDGDPLPEDAIDDGGYLSEPDMVDFGPEEVPEGEYFMMGDNRPNSSDSRALLDTISEENLVGRAFVVIWPGSRLSTLEIPDYAADGFLSEPASPSAQGAEGGP
- the rplS gene encoding 50S ribosomal protein L19 — its product is MNATDFVDIEHLRDDIPDFRPGDTVRVHVRVTEGSRTRTQAFEGDVIARKGDGVRETFTVRKISFNNVGVERIFPLHAPVIDRIEVVRRGRVRRAKLYYLRDRVGKQARIAERRESSRA
- the trmD gene encoding tRNA (guanosine(37)-N1)-methyltransferase TrmD, yielding MRIDVLTLFPEWFAGPLDASLLGRARDRGLVSVEPHDLRDWATDRHRTVDEPPYGGGAGMVLKPEPFFAAVEGLYGAVEARPRTIVLTPRGRLLDQALVAGFARERALLLLCGRYEGIDERVHEGLAHDEVSIGDYVLAGGEVAAAVLIEAVTRLLPGVMGNEESASDESFAEGLLEYPQYTRPLELRGMRVPEVLRSGDHGAVARWRRERAEARTRAVRPDLWAIRDGPDAPDGDGPASPRDHGD
- the rimM gene encoding ribosome maturation factor RimM (Essential for efficient processing of 16S rRNA), yielding MSGHAIVGTVGKPFGLHGEVYVLPDPDIGPTFRPGLACRLPDGASLVVADSRAHGRRTIVAFEGVTDREAAEALRGATLAVARDDIPLAEDAHWVDDVLGREVVDAAGETIGVLEGVRDGAAHDLLVIARHDGGEVLVPAVDELVDLAADPVIVQPVPGLLDPDAPERE
- a CDS encoding KH domain-containing protein, which encodes MAVDVLDYLARNLVDHPDEVQITETDDEGQLVLELRVHAEDMGKVIGKRGRTAKAIRTMIKAAATRDGTNATVEIVE
- the rpsP gene encoding 30S ribosomal protein S16; this translates as MAVKMRLRREGKKKQPFYRVVVADVRSPRDGRFIEDLGYYQPLAEPSAIEINHERALAWLHDGVQPSDAVKRLLRITGVWEEFRPGDPGKDRTARNERKEASKAAQAEAVKRREAEQQAASKSAATESAGEESAEQATAAEGAASTDESEVTES
- a CDS encoding calcium/sodium antiporter encodes the protein MLDHPLALLTGIVIGLVLLTVAADRFVVGAARLSLSLRLPPVVVGAVVIGFGTSLPEFLVSALGSAQNATGVAYGNVVGSNTANMLLVLGAAAVVSPVTTTVTTLRREVPMMLVGVVLLAGLAADGFVGRPEGAALLAVGIAALGLLTWFAVADRGSGRFAADVTETAGGTGGTEHGAGPPGGRSTPRTWRGHRARAAWMTVVGLLGTLAGAHLLVISASGLARAVGIAEAVVGLTVVAIGTSLPELVTAVAAARRRQADLVVGNVLGSNLFNALPVAGVAALISPARFEPTFGWALAIMVVACLVAGGFLATGRRINRVEGVGLLTGFVAAITAVVWWG
- a CDS encoding metallopeptidase family protein, which encodes MEPIPQERFGYLVDDALDLIPEELAARFENVAVVVEDEHPEEPELLGLYEGVPMTERDSYGGVLPDRIAIYRLPLCDLVDDEDELVEEIRITVIHELAHHVGIDDEELHQLGWG